One Spinacia oleracea cultivar Varoflay chromosome 4, BTI_SOV_V1, whole genome shotgun sequence DNA segment encodes these proteins:
- the LOC130471865 gene encoding uncharacterized protein, whose product MDRDDMMILNLKLRKYGHGSAGDYIAESIWEVLLWWNVEYMDTSWIDLQKGDTRYYNGCMEFLEVAKETLLKGKTRCPCNKCKLNKWFDLGEVGGHILFNGFYKNYRQWIFHRRVEESNTLEIPNDQENVVGRDDMNGLLRAAFKVDNSPQPTNEPQDPSLSEANFEDEYSYDMHEELNFECEEDDEFPSTNTNEEEAKYKRLREASDEGLYEGCTTFSKLSFLLHLFHLKCMFHWSAASFNKLLELLLDAFPYIKEFPSSYYEGMKIMNDLGLGYEKIHACPNDCMLYWGEFAGKSECHICHRSRWKNVKEKEGESSVKDKGTCKKGVPAKVMRYFPLIPRLKRLYMSSKTA is encoded by the exons ATGGACAGAGATGATATGATGATCCTGAATTTGAAGTTACGTAAATATGGCCATGGAAGTGCAGGTGACTATATTGCGGAATCCATATGGGAGGTGCTTTTATGGTGGAATGTAGAAT acATGGATACTAGTTGGATTGACTTACAAAAAGGGGATACCCGTTATTATAACGGTTGCATGGAATTTTTAGAGGTTGCAAAGGAGACTCTTCTAAAGGGAAAAACTCGATGCCCGTGTAATAAATGCAAGTTAAATAAATGGTTTGACTTAGGCGAGGTAGGAGGACACATTTTATTTAACGGTTTTTATAAGAACTATAGGCAATGGATTTTCCATCGTAGAGTTGAAGAGAGTAATACCTTAGAGATCCCTAATGATCAAGAAAATGTAGTTGGTCGAGATGATATGAATGGGTTACTAAGAGCAGCTTTTAAGGTTGACAATAGTCCACAACCCACCAACGAACCCCAAGACCCATCATTAAGTGAAGCTAATTTTGAAGATGAATATTCGTATGACATGCATGAAGAGTTAAATTTTGAATGTGAGGAAGATGATGAATTTCCATCAACCAACACCAATGAAGAAGAAGCGAAGTATAAACGACTTAGGGAAGCTTCTGATGAGGGTCTATATGAGGGGTGTACAACTTTCTCAAAGCTGTCGTTTCTATTGCACTTGTTTCACCTCAAGTGTATGTTCCATTGGTCTGCCGCATCATTTAATAAGTTGCTTGAGCTTCTATTAGACGCATTTCCTTATATTAAGGAGTTTCCATCGTCGTATTATGAAGGCATGAAGATAATGAATGATTTGGGATTGGGTTACGAGAAAATCCATGCATGTCCGAATGATTGCATGTTATATTGGGGCGAATTTGCAGGAAAAAGTGAGTGTCATATCTGCCACAGATCAAGGTGGAAGAATGTGAAAGAAAAGGAGGGTGAGAGTAGTGTGAAAGACAAAGGAACATGTAAGAAGGGTGTTCCAGCTAAAGTGATGCGGTACTTTCCTCTGATCCCTAGACTAAAGAGACTTTACATGTCATCTAAAACAGCATAG